The genomic window ataatttacttGTCAGCTTATCAAATTACGTTTACTTTGAAATTGTGATCTAGGGTGGTTTCCGATaccaaagtgaatatccttggtgcattattgAGGTCAAAAGAAAGAATTTTCCAgtcgttttcaaaaaaatcgggaATTTTAGGGTATTTaggttattaaaacataaaccacctttttcaccacccactagaaatatattatcccAAGCTAACAAAttatcttcgttcagaatcgtttgtcgtatacaatgatacctatttttgtatttagatttaacatataaataatagtgactTAGTGTACCTACAGTAGAGCGTTACTTACTTGACCacccttttttttattgtatgtataatatataatatataacacagtGATATACAGTGAGCcgttaccatattatattatattataatatattaatataatattatagtgtatagtgaaaaatgaaaatataatacaatacaatactgCAGTATACAGTATTTTACTATCTTTAttgaaatagtaataaatattaatattattttatctacaaatattaaaactaaatagatCGATACCTATTGGTTGAATCTaagaattttatacttttagataggtaccaaattatgtatttattaataagaacACTGATaggagaaaacaaaaaataggacaatttatttgaaagcTTTAGGTGCCTATAAggctataactatatataatttacacaaattCTATAATTGGCACTTAAATTAAGAACATAAGAAAactgtaaatgtttttaagatttaaaatcaaCTGAACATTATTGTTTGTGACCATTTATATACgagtaaatgtttattttcatagCAGTACTTGTcacgattttaaaaaatgcctTACCTTTTTTGATGTCTTATTCTCTATTGATGTctgaataaaatgttgtatctTACCTTGTATCTTACCCCTGTATCaaacacttttataaatttttcactacaaatatttgtaaatattcataattttgttaatatctGAACTTcaaaagctaataaaaaagaaaattttgcCCATgcattcttataatttttgaatcacagTAAGAATAACTCATGTGAAACTTcctatattaaattgtcaaatattttgacgcagccaaaaaatttttatcggcagctatataaaaaaagtgtgtGCACTATGTGCGCATATTTGAAGTGGAACTTCTTTCGCGTAAGCAGCTAgattgaattttattgtttggaTAAGGATTGAAatgaaattgttataaaatgacATACAATACTAAATACTGTTTAGATATgagtattatagattatattatattattatagattcaattagaatatcaataaattatagttattagcaCAATTGGTTGTTAAGTTGATATTGGCAAACATAGTTATTGGGTAAAAGTGATGATAAGtctgaaaatgtatattttttgattcaactagaatatcaataaaatatagttattaacacTATAGGTTGTACAGTTGGTATTGGTAAGCATAATTATTGGTAcgtggttttaaattaattttcttcaattattttacatatccATAGGTAtttagatacatattttaaactaatgaaTTATCATCCCTGTTGTTAGTTATTACTGTTACTTTgttattctttaataaatctctacgacttattaaaaaacaaaattaaataggtagtttAGTAAAGCTGCTTTCTTATCTTCAGAAAATgtagatgatttttttagcatttttctaaacaaaaaGTGAccattatgttatacataatttaatgatagaaTTTGTAAAgtgattatattacatttttataattctcatatttagtcatataataatatagtcaatgTAATATTTCTTGTTAACGACTGATTTCTTTTCATCCAATCAATGGTCGAACATACTCTTTATGCAAGATGATTGGAATATATTCACCCACTGCCACtacttttgtaaaaaaatgtctccaataagtaggtactttaaatgtaaatatttaatgtacctaattttattttatttttttaatacttaaataaaaactatgaaaaagtaatataaggtatgatgtttaatattcagttttaaattttaatctttgaTAGCATGAACAGTAATAGGAATATACATTAAGGTTGTTCTTCCTGTAATTGGAGATATTTCAACCATTTGTGTTTGACATACTTTTTCTTTAACATGTGCAGCGTATTTGTCATGTAAGTCTTGTGGCAAGAAATTATACACATCGTCAACTGCTTTGAGTGTATCTTAAACAATCAAGAAAcgataaaagaataaatagaAAACTCTTATGtcggaaaaaaagaaaagttataatagttcattaataaagggaaataataattattaatattctatattatcaaccagttaaatataatataatattacaatggaACCTCGATAACTCAAAGGAATGCCTTGACCCCTgccttacaatataatattatatatgtatgataaatttcctcgataatttgaatttcgCTAGCCAGACATTATCGATATGTCGAAGTAATGTTAGTTGAATTTTGGCTTATTTATGTTACTTTctttattacatacaatttacatgcatatttattacttcagttttttttaaattgtaatattatatacatacatacattatacatttatttataaatacattagtaaatacaattataaaattaagcttttgtgtttaaaaaatatttttttgattactcgattttttttttaccgattcgagttatcgaggtttctgtatattatatacctggtgaaatacataaataaaaacctaaaccaaaaaaatcattaggtATTGTTGAAgctttgaactaaaaaaaaaaaaaaaatatgatgatatttacttaaaagtgATGGTAAGTctgaatatgtatattttttgacacttgattctaaattaataattcgaaATCCAGCCTTGATAATGATTTCTCTCAATTCATCTTGTGAATATAAAACATGCGAAGTTTGTTTTACATcctgttaatattttgaaattttattgtaagtaaatatagtttaataaaattgaatttgtataggtatcgTTACAGTAAGTACCGATCCACTACGTTATaccttttttattagcaaaaaacCCATTAGAATTGGTTAAACAATTAAGTTAATTGCTCATTCTATCAAAATGAAAACTGGCCTAcgcatttatactatttaatcatacgtttaaaaaataaaaaaaataaaaacaataacaatttattttaaatttttatagtaataggttattttatttttatagagcaAACCACAAGAgactttagtttttatttgacaaGTTAATTAAtcactgtatataaatattttaataatttataaagtgataaataattatattaattaaaatccataaaaatatatgtaacatTAATACtcactttaatatatttattccatTCTGCATCCATAAGTTTATACAATTCAACTATTGGATTAATGAACAAGTAGTTTAACAAGACTTCTCCATCActtttcaacattaaattcatattacgcAACGAATCAACTTTATTATGAACCCAGTGAAggcaaaaaaatgaaaatattttggtaaatttgtttgaataaaaagaGCAATCATTGGCATTTTCAATATCCAGAACTTTGAAATTCTTCTTAGAGCATCCATATGTTTTTTTAGCATATTCTACCATTTCTATTGATTTATCAACAGcaacctaataaaaaaaaatattgatacaaataaaaaaatattaaaaacaattaggcAGTAGCAACTTTAACTAACCAACTGAttgattttattctttaataaaggataaataatatctgaGGTTATGTCGCCTGGTCCACATCCTATGTCTAAAACTATTTCATTAGATTTCCAAACCATACTTTTCATATATTCCTTTGAGGTATCTTCGGCATTTTTCCGTTGCAGACCATTAGTTTTGGCATACTGCTTTGGGCAAATCATTTCAACAAACTAAATATTCTctcataaaattttcttttttatacttgttgaaagtatatagaaaataattctgaagataatcataatattaaatgataagcATTATGATATGTAAGAGGAGTAGGTAAGAAAAAGTGGGGAGTAGGggattacaaatttatagcGGTACAACTTTTTTATCCAGCTCGGGAGGTGAGTATAACTAGTATTAGTATTGATATACCAgtagtacaaatattttaaaccggtatcacaaatacattttttttttataccagtATTCTTTTTAAGGGTAAATTTACGCCGGTTTGACCAACAAATTTCTAGAtgtactttaatatatatataaaaaaaataataataatgtggtgGGCCACATAAGACTCCGCGCACTAGCGTGGAGCGTGCTCTGGGCGTTTGCCTCAACCGACTTGGATAGTAATGAATGATACTAACCGGCGTACAGCCTCGTCCATTTCTACCCAGTTCCAAACACGGCAGACATTGACGTATAAATACAAGCATCgattatataatcaatgataaaaatctAGAACACCAGACCAATGTCCTCACAGACTCCCGTGGGTCAAATCTTTTGTGCATCccgtcaaaataataattacaataatcaatgataattgataagatgcattataataataatgcatgttTGTTACGTCAGTGTGTTATAGTAAATGTAAATCATGCGATCGAATCTCTTACTACTACTACGTTTATAGCAGCAGTTTATGAGCACTGAGTTAGTCCGAGAGTTTAGTGCATATAAACGCATTTTTAATTGGCATTAAACTAATTCGTAAAATCGAGTTAACTCTAACTCCAGAATTAAGAAATGCATGTAAatgctttaattaaaattaatattttagagggaattttaaaatgtcaaattataaaataatatagatggtAAGGTATcaatcacatattttaatatttaggtcacggaattaaaattataaaccatgTACCTACTAACAATATTCGCATTAACTTTATTCAACATCTAatcttgatattattataggcgCATATAAACCCGTAAGGTGCATTAACTACTGAATATAAGCGTAGTAAATAACGGGGTCATAAAggttactaatatataaagacTACCTGCAATTTGCAAATGTACTCTGTGTTCACTGAATTACAGTATTTTCTATGTGTATGtcatgtatattacattattacataagaATAGTATACTTCTTACATTTTTAGAGTAGACAATTTACCTTTCATACttagataataatgattttagttatagtgaaatattaattattattattgtaactaattatgttgtttatattaagttacggtaaatgatattaaattaacgttATTCGCTGCAGGTTTTAACGTTATTGACCAAATACACaggtaataattgtttaagatCATACATGCACAAAAACTcaaattctataattattaattatatatatacatatataggtttttgaaaaataaaaataacgcaTTGTTAGTTCCTATTATTTGATCAAGCAACTCCATTACcttccaataaaataaaattatctgatCGTTAAAAAAAGGTCCTTGTAAACCAATTCTTGATAACTATTCAAGAACCAAAATGTCAAACATTCTAAGGCAATTTCATAAAGATTAGTTTAAAAGTTTTGGCTGGCTGGAGTACAGTGTTAAACTAAATGAATTTActtttgttcaatattatattgtcattattatccACTTTTAAAAAAGCTTAACATATTTACATTGTACTATTCCACAGTTCTTTGTTGATGGCTTACTTCTTTTGAAAACTACATTTAAaacctttaattattttaaaacatttgttatgttgtataacataagttataataacctaacattaataaaatatcgagattcaaatt from Aphis gossypii isolate Hap1 chromosome 1, ASM2018417v2, whole genome shotgun sequence includes these protein-coding regions:
- the LOC114124070 gene encoding juvenile hormone acid O-methyltransferase-like, encoding MICPKQYAKTNGLQRKNAEDTSKEYMKSMVWKSNEIVLDIGCGPGDITSDIIYPLLKNKINQLVAVDKSIEMVEYAKKTYGCSKKNFKVLDIENANDCSFYSNKFTKIFSFFCLHWVHNKVDSLRNMNLMLKSDGEVLLNYLFINPIVELYKLMDAEWNKYIKDVKQTSHVLYSQDELREIIIKAGFRIINLESSVKKYTYSDLPSLLNTLKAVDDVYNFLPQDLHDKYAAHVKEKVCQTQMVEISPITGRTTLMYIPITVHAIKD